tcattattataaatgttataatatgtgtcgACTACTTTGTGTATAGTTTCTAGATGATAAACAGAATAGTCATGTTATATgtctattatattaaaagtagtgCTAAAGTTGTTAGCAGACAATTAGTAACAATGTAATGATATAAATCTATGACAATAGGTAAAGATGTGTCACACCTACTTTGTGTATGTTTTCTGGATGCCAAAGAGAATACTCATTATATATGTCtagaatatttaaaactgcTTACTTTTCTAGCAGACAAATTGCAATGTTACGATATGaatctattataatatgtgtgtaagtTTTCTAGAAGACAAAGAATTTGGTCTTcatataaatcaattataagTAAAGAATTATATACGAGTTGTTCTTCgtatatttcttaaattacGTCTGCGGGGAAGTTGGACACCCCCGTGTGTCACccctaattattttttgacacttggtggtaataaaataaatctttgaatCTATttcaatgatttatttttatatagttaatgGTGCCAATTGCATTGTTCTGCACAACACAAGTCTCAAAGATACAACTAATTAccagttaaaataatattactatgcCATTTATAATACTCCCGAGTTCGAAATTACCAAGAGACTGTATTGAatgactatttttttacttagttaTTACTTATACATGCAAGTTACTTGaacaaaagattttaaactaaggttttcgtggttaatcaaaatttcttaaatatagttcaacgggtacataccgcggtaatatttttggatttgtgaCAACAACAACACATCAACGGACAACGGACGGGATCGTGAGTCCCCTCgcgaccacgatccatgcaactgggtcgaaatatcgaaaaatccaaaaatattatcgtggtgtgTACCccttgaactatatttaagaaatgttactTGAACAATATCTCTAtcgcataggcaggagacaaaaatattaTCCTTTATATCCTCCTTTATTATACTgaacgtataatatttattgaaatattctttCCACTCACACACCTACTCGAAGAGTGGATAATCCTTTCGTCCTTGCACGTGTAGAAAAATATCTCTTACCCATGTGCTAAACGCAAATTTGACACAAAGTTGCTATTAACTCAGCATTTAAGATTAGCCCTtaacaaaacatattattaataataataataatgtttaattcaGACAAAACACCAtattcaaaaaatgtttataattaatactgaattaagaacatacagaatcctcattcaaccattgtatgtagtgcattgtgtccaaaaacagtgaaaacgccccgctcTCGTCTAACTTCACACCTGCTAGTGTTGCTagcacacaaacttttcccattttatctattttatggtaaacatttagaacatagtaaaattatgatgatcaactgctaaatggtatgaagttgTTAACCCCCTGTTCGAGAGTACACTACTAAAGtgaagtcgtgtacacggtttctgtaagttcttaattctgtgacaatTAACTACCCTCATAATTTTGCTAGATCCCAGGCTGCAGCTCTGAAGGTGATTTTTAAGATTAAGACATTATTTTGGGTCCTACAATAACGGCGCCCTTATATTTCTGTTCAAGTTATTTGCAGGTAAATATTATACTACATAACTGTTGAACTATGTAAGTTAGCTTGTGAGACAGAGCTCAGTATATATGTAAGCTTGAAATGTATAGTCATTATTTTGTAGGCATAGTttgtgtcacgtaaaaagaacACTCGCGGTCGATCTGATATTATTAATACAACTGTAGTTGGTTTTCTCATGAATAAgaaaagtttaattgtttaaaaaacgttggtgtaaaaagtatttatctttatccagctaagaaaaaaaaactatacgtGAGAATGTTGACATGTGTTTAGTAGAAGGAATTTCGTTTCCGGTTCACAAGGTAAAACAAGGCTACATCAGGGGTTTCAagacattataaaatacttaggtatataaattttacaaagactataaatgtatataaaaccctaaagtattgttaattataattagCTTAACAtgcttttaatgaaaattttgctGGAGGTTTCGGTACTGAGCCACAAGTTTTCCTACTTTAGTTAAAGGCTAAGATAGACGGTATAGTGCGCCTACTATGTTATGTTAAAGGCACTAGTGCGGTCAATTTATACCTGGACCAAGTAagtgtaaacaaacaaataaccgGGCGTTCGCCGAGTTACGGGGGTAAAATcttgtgtaaaaaataaattaaattttaattttagtcaaatgtaaaaattaaaatatagtttaattttgtttttcccTAAAACTCTataataacctaacctaacatgtCTTAAACTTTTGCGACCTGACAttcgtttgtttataattatttctcgGATAATTTGGctgcactttattttattataaaagtatacatattgtttgaatattgtttgttttttaataagtaaacttcatgggaatattttaatttatctttgtaCTGTCGGGCAAAATATAAAACCCGACTCTTTTAAAACTAGCGTGAGGAAATGGGTCCAACACATAGACTATGTGAGACTTGAATAAAGTGAACTTAATGAATATgtacatacctactaatatttttgaatatttattcctgtaaagtaaacattaaacttaggtataaatgtacattaaaaaatttttattttcagaaaacTCCTTGATAGACCTTTTACAGAACCCCTGATGGCctatattcttaaaatatatatgtatgaactgTGATAAACTGCAGTACTATGTACTATCGTGAGACTTCTGTATATAATAGTCTTAAAACACCTAGTTATTGTTATGGATCAATAAAACACGTGTAGCGTGATCTATCGTtgtaatatattatacctacctaaggAGGcctaagttatttatatatatttatgggaCGTGGTCCTTATGTGAAAATTTCATTTGAATCGGTGCATCCGTTCGAGGAGGTGGAACAGACACCCAGACGGACGTGTCTCGATGACTTGTAGGGCTGTTTCTTTTCGATTGCCCAAATATAGCCAGTTCGACGGCCAGCGCTATTTTTACGTGACACAAACTCTTAACTCTAGTTATCTTTTATAAGTAAGTGGCTTTTGTGAGAGGGGTATACAGTATATCTATGTGATAgtgtgtaattatttattattattaataatatcgcGTGTAgaaatatttcggttttttaaCACTAATTGTTTGCATGTAACTCGCGCTAGTAGATCGTGCGAGTAATTTGGACCAGTAGCTTGCGCCGGTAGGTCTATCGAAACGCACGTACAATCAGTCGTTCAGTATTGCTTTGGGTGTGGAGACTTATGAAAccgaattaaattgaaattactaATTACTAAGTATTAAAAAACTTCGAAGTATTTCTAAAAAACGCATTAAACGTGATTTTACTTCAATTATTAATCCTAATATAAGGGTGTACGCTTCAACGGATTAAGGCGAAGACGTAGATATGGAGCAATTTGATTATAGAAGGATTCTGATTAGTGTTTTTCGTGCTCACCTCCACGTCTCCGCTTCGGTAAGGCTGTCTTTGTACCGATAATGCATTGCGATAATTTAAATGCGTAGTGAGGGAAGGATCATcctcattattattatcattatgacCCATTACAGGCCACCTACAGGGCCACTGATCTCCTAAAATACGGCTTaatccgtagtccaccacacttgCCGAATGCGGATTTGGttgactttacacgcctttgagaacattgtgaaaaCTCTCTGGCAAGCTAagttcctcgcgatgttttctttcaccgttatagcaagtgatatttcaattgcttacaTAAATTCGGCCCTTAGCTATGCCCACCTGCTACCAGCATTACGCGTCGTAGAAAGTCagccttaaaatatattttctattataataatatatttttgttttttttttgtattagatGTGATACCACAcgaataagttttaaataaaaaagataaagtaTTACCTACGACTTTCTCTTCTATAATCTTCCCCTTGCCCATGCAGGAGTTCTCTTTGTCCTTTATGGACTGGAAGATGCGAGCGAAACGGCCTTTTTCCTCCATTTTATTAACGACCACGTCAGTGTCTTCACAGTTCCGTGTTTCTTCAGAATCGATGTGGTCTTCACTAcgtactataaaataaataatgaaggtattgatattaatttcaaaaaaagaacatagtCATTCACACGCGTTTCACGAACAGATCGCCACGCGccgttaaaaaaaaggttattcgAATTCCCGCCATTTTTCTTAATTAACATTAAGGTAAGAAAAAATTTAGTATAACGTGCGTTCTTTGTACGTGTAAATTTTGTCATTTCGAATATATGTGTTAAATTCATAACGACGCAATGAAAGAAAAGGAAATCTTGTTTTTAAAACACAAGGAGTATAAGTTTTGTCTTATTCTCGCATATTATATCTCATACTGTTATGGAAATATATAGATTATCAATAAATATCGcgatgtgtaaaaataaaaacgtttgatTGTAAAGATCTTGAAGGCTAAGAATGGTTAAAATATATTGTGATATTCTTTATTTACGTTACTTACCACGTATCTTACATTGTTAAGGAAGTACAGATAATGATCTAAACCATTCGAAAAAAATTACCGAGTTAGTGGAACTCTCTGGTGCAAGTGCAGTGGACCTTAAGATTTGAGGTTCTGGAATCGATCTCTAGCGGAGGCGATTTgggattttaaaatttcttaatattctCTGGTTAGGTAAACAGGCTTCTGTCGTGGAtagataccaccctaccaacaaaggcGTGCAGAAAAGCAAGATAGCGTTAGGTACGATGCCCCGTAGAAGCCGAGTAGGGgtcaaatataactgccatactaaaGGATTGCTTGTAAGGTGAgattacagaaaataaaaataaatgatgttGCGAACAATCTAACAAGAAATTTTTCCatgaactttaaaataataaaggaaatCCAAACGTTTTTAAACGCTTCCAAACGTTTCGAAACGTGGTTCTTTCGaaaatcagtttttttaatatttattttcccggCCTCCTGTCAAGTTTATTGATCTATTAGATATGATGATTCCGAATCGCTATATTCATGTATATCTGATAGTACTTGCCTAAGCCACTATTAAAAATCTGGTTACCTATTGGCAGAACTGCTTGTGTTTTAGCGATTTTGTCCGGTGGGCTCGACTTGTCCGAGCCGCAAGGTATGGTTTCATTTTCTGACTGCCCCGTTTCACTCTTCTGTCCATCTTCACTTTTCCTACTTAAATTCGGACTAATTTGTGATAAATCTGGAATGTTTAACAAATCCTGAATGATTGGTGTCTTTGGTGGTGGAGAATTGGCTATTTCTGACATTTTATCGGGAACTTCTAGAACTTTCCTTTCGTCGCTGTGTAAACCAGGAGCTCTATcaactattgtttttttgaatatatctTCAACAGCTTcggtttttgtataaattgtttCTGTGACACCTTCAGTAaagttttctatttcattttttccctgtttagtaatattttcaaattcacTTTTGCCTTTAAGTAGTATTGTTTCTGCATTTTCTTTAACATTTTTCACACCGTTTTCCGCACTGTCCATAACTTgcccaatatttttttctgcacTCTCCATAACAATGCCCATGCTAGTTTCGAcgttttctttaaaattatcaacATGTTTTTCCAAAGTATCAATTTCATCTTTAACTATATTCTGTATTTCGTTGATACTTCCTTTACTAACGTTATCCGTTTCAAGGTCGTTTATGTTAACTATATGAGACCCGCTCACGTTTCCCTCTAAAGAAGTAATTGAGATAGTTTCTTCTACGTTTCCATTTATAACGTCGGCGCTGCTATGTCTGTTTATATTTGAGTTCGATAAATCTTCATGTAAGTCATCTGATTTAGCCATAGTTGGAATTTTTTGTAGGGGCGGGAGTTCAGTTACGGATATTTTTCTCTCTTCGTTTATTACACTAAAGTCGTTGTTAGTAAAGTCAGCGTTGGAACCTTTAGTGGCTGTAAGTAAAGTGTGGCAGCCACCGCAGGCGACGTTGTCGACAATGAAGCCATTCATAGCGGTGACCCGCTTTGGTAAGTATTGATTGTGTGTACCCTCGTTTGAATCGTCGGCTTCGATTGCTTCTAGGCACAGTTTGTCGTGCCGCGATTCGCCGCATGTGTAAAGTAGACCATTAtctgaaaaagaaaattagtttaaataatctAATCTTTTCCAAAATAAGCTTTACGAAATATTCATAAGTTGAAGAGTCAAACTTAATACCGACTTTACACTCAAAAGTAGTGAAGATTCATCGTTTTATGTGATTATcaaatcaatccattaccggcccattacagggcttACTTCCACAAAGAGAAGGCtgtgggccgtagtccacctcgctgaaccagtgtggattggtgggcttcacacgcctttaagaacattatggtgaattctcgagcatgcaggtttcctcacgatattttccccTCACCCTTAAAGCTAgtgattttaattgcttaaagcgcacgtaacttacaaaagttagaggtccgtgTTGGGATCCGAACTTAGCCTACGACATTCAAACCGAAGTCATAACCACTAGGCAATCACtgcttattacaaaaaaaagtcaTAAATTGTAAGAAACGAAAGAAAAGTAAGTGAAAAGAAAGAAGAGAAAGTTTACCTGTAACAAATGCGGTGTGCATCGCCCCACAAGCAACAAGCTTCAACTGGTACCCGTCGAACAGCTTCTCCATATTGACTTCAGTGGGTTCCGTAACATTTACCACATCCTTTGGCATCCCCAGCTGCCCCTTTTCATTAGACCCAAAAGCGAGGATTTTTGCTTCGTCCATAGACAGGAGGAAGGTGTGGTTAGCGCCGCAACATgcactttttatttgtatgtccAGTGGTAATACTTGGGGGACGTAGATCGTCGTCATGTCGGGAATTCCCAGTTTTTGATGTTCATTGTCACCGGTTACAAAAACTGCGCCGCGCGCTGGAAATATTGACCTTAATTTAAAGAGCCAACTCgacagaatataaatatatctactgCTGGATATGTGGTACCACGTaaggataaaatattttgtttaattttatatccacAACCTTTTTCTGGTACTTCCAGAGAAATAACTTAACAACCCTAACATCAGCTGTATTTCCATTTAAGGTCAAAGGTCACAGATTACTACGGCAATAGGATTAAGCTTAGGGATGACTCCCTAGAGTCATTAGAATATAATTTAACTGTATACTTTATTCATACAACAACTTTGGTTATTTtggaacataatataatcatattatGTTCCAATCTAGCGTGGTAAATGGGTGCTGCTAAACGAAGATTGCACGCGGTatgtattttacaatatttcgtGTGAAAGCTGCCATATGTAGTTGTTGTACGTTTGTCACTTTGTTTTCATTATAACGCATCTACGAGTATGATACTAAGACGAGGTATAATTTTATTCGCTTTGTATTTGAAAACCCGCATCAGGCTGCCATTAAACTTGTATAATTCACTTCGGTATCTTAGTAACTGGAGTTCCTTACGatcaatttagaattttaaacaattttgtaaGCTAGTTATAGTGACTTACGGAAACCGCAAGTCGCGGAATATAAGTCGTTAACACGTGACGTTGCGCTTAAAAACTCTCACAGAGGCACGTACAGCTTATCGAAGTGGAGTCGATAAGTTTCCGCTTTCGAAAATAAATTCATACCCGAGATGCTTACAAGCACGAGTGTAGTAAGGGCGTACATATTTTGAGATTTTGAATCTGCTTTTTCGATTTGAACATACTACTTTTCTCATCGATTATAAGAACAAAACAGAGGATAATCAGAGGTCAGAAtacggtaaaaaatatttttggaaaagATACTACTTTTTTCACAGTTTACGTAAGTCAGTTACGGAAGCAAAACTTATAAATGCAATCCTTACGGCTACGCGCTAGCTACGAGAAGCCTACGATGTTTCCTAGCGctaagaaaaattattttgcaCGACATCTTAACTCTCCACTTCTCACCATTTGTTCACTGGGCGAGTAACTATTGGTTTTAGTTTTTCTTCGTTTTTTAgaaataactaattatttatcgAATTAGGTTGAACGTGTAAAAGCCtgtcctttcaaataactctatgcgaaaaatcaagtagattggttgcttagtgagGGTGCAAAGTAATGACaatacaacaaacaaacaaacacacttttgcatttataatgtaagtaaggaTTTcagtatattttctttcttttggtCTCTGTCAATTTccataattaaatttactatgtatttaattcGTGTTAAccgtatgaataatataatataaattatttaaataaataatattatattagtataaagtATAGAAATAGATGATTGTTAATGCGTTGCGGATTAAACCTCCAGTTAATTTAATATGCCCATAGTAAGAGTACTTACCGGTAATAAACACGGTGTGATAGTACCCGCATTCCACGAAGGCGATCTTCTCAACGAACTTGAGCTCTGTGAAGTTGACGCAGGAGCGCGTTGTTTCTCCCAGACCAAGTTGGCCTTCTGAGTTAGAGCCACAAACAAATACGCGACCGTCCTCTAATAAGCAAtggaaaataatacttattatctttTTATGTGTGAAAACGCTCCAACAGGCTTTTTTCATCGTCTCAAATGAAcaataatgctattttaaagctaacaataagtttatttcagcacgatttttagtatttaaattaaattcaataaataaataaaaatagtgtaaCCTAgtctataaaaatgtaaaaattgatAGTAAACTGCAGTGTCGCTTGTTAAAATCAatcaaaaggtttttttaaaataaataatgcaataaCAACTTTTTTAGAATATATGAGGAGTGTTCTAAAAATGTTTCAAACATTTCTGCACTAAGTaaacaaatgttttgaattagtctgtatggaaaaataaatatgtttcttttgtttttatatttttacatggtgattccttatgaaatatacttatgcaaccttaaaacagtatttcgtaattccgttacaggTTGTATAATAGCAATTAAATAATGGCTATAATCACTATAATATTACCAGTCAACAGTGCCGTATGATTGCTCCCCGCGGAAACCTGATTTATGTTTTGATCAACATCCAGTTCGACGTACTGAGGCACGCTCTGGTTTTCCATATCTCCAGTGCCCAGTTGCCCTTCGTCGTTGCAGCCCACCGAGTATACTGCGCTGGTATCTGGGAATAAAATCAATACTCAATTGTACAGGTAAGTACATCCTATTGcgacattgatttaatactcgtatattatgtTGATCGTGCTATTTTTCATGTCCCGGAATTCTTATGTGTATGCTTCGGTGTTTGCGGAATGTTTTCGttacattttttgtaactaacATACACTAAAAGACGCATCCTTAGAAGTGGTCGGTGGGGGTGGTGGAAGAGGTGGCACAGTATTTCAAGGGACAACACAGGGATGTGTTCTAAACTTTTGAACGGAAAAGACggctttttcttttttgtagaataaaagaaaaagcaGTCTTTTCCTTTCCAACATGAGTTCGTGAACGACAAACATAAGTGACAGTTTCCTACAGGGAAAAAATAATCTAAAGTATGCAAAAATGCTGATggtgatttttttctttgtattagGGTAAAAATATACCGAGCGGTCGCTGCCTCGATACCTCGATGTCGTTCTCGCAATTTCTACATGTTGATGTCGGTGAGAACAAGTCGGTTTTGTCGCACCTGGATGCTCATTTCAGTTGTTTAGTCGTTTGCTCACAGTAAAGTGGCACCGACAGAGTAATCACAAGTTTCGCGTAGATAGATGTGGTGGTTTTTGTGCCGGAATATTCAAAATGAAATCTATAAGCGCCTCCTTTcctattatttaatcaaaattaaaaaataccagGCTCGATAAGCCAAGAAGGAACTTGAAGTAAGCGACGGGATCATCAGTTCTTCCAAGAGAAGGCGAACCGATTTGACAAATCACAAGTCAGATGACATcgatgttaaaaattaaatattttgttttgactTAGGTATCTAGGTAAACATCGAAGTGACCCGCTATGTATCGCAGTGAGGTATCGCAGTGAGGTTTCCTTCGACAAGTCTGTCTTTGTCTGTTTGCATACATTTGTTTTAAATGCAGGTGACATTGAGGAAGGCTACCTCGATCGACACCGACAACCGCGGAGACATCACAGTCATCATCTTGGGcatgtttttacttttactaaGCCATCAAAGTAAGTAAGCTaataag
The genomic region above belongs to Pararge aegeria chromosome 8, ilParAegt1.1, whole genome shotgun sequence and contains:
- the LOC120625634 gene encoding probable E3 ubiquitin-protein ligase HERC3: MTEDIPDTGAVFTFGKSHFADNEPSHFFIKNDPIVAISCGDEHSAVICQNGRVFVFGANVWGQLGLGHKDEVTRPSCVKWLKPHRATFVACGRAHTVFVTDTSAVYSVGCNDEGQLGTGDMENQSVPQYVELDVDQNINQVSAGSNHTALLTEDGRVFVCGSNSEGQLGLGETTRSCVNFTELKFVEKIAFVECGYYHTVFITARGAVFVTGDNEHQKLGIPDMTTIYVPQVLPLDIQIKSACCGANHTFLLSMDEAKILAFGSNEKGQLGMPKDVVNVTEPTEVNMEKLFDGYQLKLVACGAMHTAFVTDNGLLYTCGESRHDKLCLEAIEADDSNEGTHNQYLPKRVTAMNGFIVDNVACGGCHTLLTATKGSNADFTNNDFSVINEERKISVTELPPLQKIPTMAKSDDLHEDLSNSNINRHSSADVINGNVEETISITSLEGNVSGSHIVNINDLETDNVSKGSINEIQNIVKDEIDTLEKHVDNFKENVETSMGIVMESAEKNIGQVMDSAENGVKNVKENAETILLKGKSEFENITKQGKNEIENFTEGVTETIYTKTEAVEDIFKKTIVDRAPGLHSDERKVLEVPDKMSEIANSPPPKTPIIQDLLNIPDLSQISPNLSRKSEDGQKSETGQSENETIPCGSDKSSPPDKIAKTQAVLPIVRSEDHIDSEETRNCEDTDVVVNKMEEKGRFARIFQSIKDKENSCMGKGKIIEEKVVENVHKGIDTAEETVHKVEERIETEIRNQTNSRTCTIL